In Streptomyces sp. HUAS ZL42, the DNA window GGGTTGTCGCCGCCGACCTGCGGGCCGGCCGACAGCTCCCGGCCGAATCCGGACAGGAACCGGCCGATCAGCGGAACGCCGTCGAGCAGATCCGGGGCGCTGCGCCGCAGTGCCCCGCGGACCGTCTGCGTCGAGTTGCCCAGCACGGTGCGCAGCGCCTCGCGGATGGGCAGCAGGGGCTCCGCCGACCGGCCGATGCACTGCGCGGGCAGCACCGTCATGCGCTGGAGGCCGCACCACTGCGCGAACGCGCCGACGACGCGGGTCTTGCCGACGCCCCGCGGGCCGACGACGGTCACGAGCCGCCCGGACCTGGTGACCATCACCTCGTGCGCCGTGCTTTGCAGCCGGCGCAGCTCCGCATCGCGGTTGATCAGCGGCACGGTGGCCGGATCCAGGAGGGTCATGACGCGGCCACCCGCGCAGCCACTGCCTCCAAACGCGGAGCCGGCGGCGACTGCCCTCGGGATCTGCAGCAGCGCACGCCGAAGCCATGACCAGACATTTTTCTCTCCCCCGGACCGGACCACAACTGGGAGTCATGGTGGGGTCACCTGCTGCTCACCCGCAATGGGTGGCGCAACGGGCGACCGGAAAGAGTCTGCCGGTGTGGCTGAGAGGGTCCGCCGGGACAGGCCGATCCGTCAGACGTTGAAGCGGAACTCCACGACGTCCCCGTCCTGCATCACGTAGTCCTTGCCCTCCATGCGGGCCTTGCCCTTGGCGCGGGCCTCGGCGACCGAGCCGGTTGCCACCAGGTCCTCGAAGGAGATGACCTCGGCCTTGATGAAGCCCTTCTGGAAGTCGGTGTGGATGACTCCGGCGGCTTCGGGGGCGGTGGCGCCCTTCTTGATGGTCCAGGCCCGGGACTCCTTGGGGCCGGCCGTCAGGTAGGTCTGCAGGCCGAGGGTTCTGAAGCCGACGTGGGCCAGGGTGGCGAGGCCGGGCTCGTCCTGGCCGACGGACTGCAGGAGTTCGAGGGCCTCGTCCTCGTCGAGCTCGGCGAGGTCCGCCTCCAGCTTGGCGTTGAGGAAGATCGCCTCGGCGGGGGCGACCAGGGCGCGCTGCTCGTCCTTGAAGGCGTCGTCGACCAGCTCTTCCTCGTCGACGTTGAAGACGTAGAGGAAGGGCTTGGTGGTCAGCAGGTGCAGATCGTGGAGGAGCTCGGAGCGGTCCGTGCCCTGGACGATGCCCTGGGAGAACAGGGTGTCGCCGCGCTCCAGGATCTCCTTGGCCTCCTCGACGGCCTTGACCTTGGGCGCGACGTCCTTCTTGATCCGCGACTCCTTCTGCAGGCGCGGCAGGACCTTCTCGATGGTCTGCAGGTCGGCGAGGATCAGCTCGGTGTTGATCGTCTCGATGTCGTCCTTGGGCGAGACCTTGCCGTCGACATGGACGACGTTCTCGTCCTTGAAGGCGCGGATGACCTGGCAGATCGCGTCGGACTCCCGGATGTTCGCGAGGAACTTGTTGCCCAGGCCCTCGCCCTCGGACGCGCCCCGCACGATGCCCGCGATGTCGACGAAGTCGACGGTCGCCGGGAGGATCCGCTGGGACCCGAAGATTTCGGCCAGTTTCGTGAGGCGCGGGTCCGGGACGCCGACGACGCCGACGTTCGGCTCGATCGTGGCGAACGGGTAGTTGGCCGCCAGCACGTCGTTCTTGGTCAGGGCGTTGAACAGGGTCGACTTGCCGACATTCGGCAGACCGACGATTCCGATCGTGAGCGACACGTTGCGACTTCCCGTACGTGAGGATGAGGACTGGGGGGACTGGGCCGGCGGCCCGGTCCTTCTTGGTGGTGCGCGGGCCGATCCACCAGTCTACGGCGTGCGGGCCGGCGCCCCGGCTACGAGTCGAACGCTTGGCCAAGCTCTGCCCCCCGGCGTGTCTGAGCGGCGATTGCGCACATTAACCGACCTAAGTTGGTCCGGTGGAGCAACACAGGTCGCGCCCCCCGCAGAACGGAACCCGACGCGGCACTCCGCCGCCCGTGCCGCCGCAGGCGGGACGGGACAGGGCGGGCGGCGGTCCGGCGAGAAGTGGTGCGGGCGGCAGTCCGGGGCGGGGTGACGCGGGCGGTGGTTCCGCCCGGCCGGTTCGGCCCGCGCCGTCCGCCCGCCCCGGTCCGCAGGCGCGCGGTGGGGCCCAGCAGCGCCGTCCCGCCCCGGTACGACGGCCCGCCCCGCCGGTGGTGCAGGCGCTGCGGCGGCTGCCGAACCCCCGGCTCACCGGGCTCGGCGGCGGGTTGTTCTGCGGGGCGGTGATGTTCGTGATCGGCTGTCTCGACCAGCTGCTGTTCGGGGCGTCGCTGACGGTGTACGGGGTGCTGTTCCTGCCGGTGTGCGTGCTGACCGCCGTGTGGATCCGGCGGGGAGATCTGGTGACCGCGCCGGTCGTCGTGCCGATCGCCTTCGCCGTGGGACTGCTGGCTGTGGCCGACGGCGGGACCGGGGGCCGGCTGATGGGACTCGTCACCGCCCTGGCCACGCAGGCGGGGTGGCTCTACGGCGGGACGCTGATCGCCGGTCTGATCGCGACGGTGCGGAAGGTCCGGTTGATGAACCGCCGACGTCCGGGGAACCGCCCGCCCGTGTGATCCCAGGGAGGTCTAGCCGTCCTTCGCCGCCCGCATCGCCGCCCCCACGATCCCCGCGTTGTTCTGCAACTGCGCGGGGACGATCTCCGCCCTGATGCCCTCGATGAAGTGCAGGAACTTCTCTGACTTGCGGCTGACTCCGCCACCGATGATGAACAGCTCGGGTGAGAACAGCATCTCCACGTGGGCGAGGTACTTCTGGACGCGGTGCGCCCATTGCGTCCACGTGAGCTCGTGGTCGTCCTTGGCCTTGCTGGAGGCGCGCTTCTCCGCGTCGTGGCCGTGCAGTTCGAGGTGGCCGAGCTCGGTGTTGGGGACCAGGACGCCGTCGACGAACACGGCGCTGCCGATGCCGGTGCCGAAGGTGAGCAGGACGACCGTGCCGCGACGGCCCATTCCCGCGCCGAAGGCCACCTCCGCGACGCCCGCCGCGTCCGCGTCGTTGACCACCGTCACCGGGAGGCCGCCGAGGCGCTCGCCGAACAACGCGCGCGCGTCCGTGTCGATCCAGCGGCTGTCGACGTTGGCGGCCGTACGGATCGTGGACCCTCCGGTGACCACGCCCGGGAACGTGAGGCCGACCGGTCCCGTCCAGCCGAAGTGGTCGACGACCTGCTTCACGCCGTCGGCCACTGCGTCGGGGGTCGCCGGTTGCGGGGTGAGCACCTTGAAGCGCTCCTCCGCCAGGTCGCCCCGGTCCAGGTCCACAGGGGCGCCCTTGATCCCGGATCCACCGATGTCCACGCCGAAGATCTGCATGGCCCTACGTTACGACGGGCGACGGACGGTCACTCACCCGAGGTGTCCGCCGTACCGGCCCCGCCGCGCTCGGCGACCAGGGCCGCCGCCTCCTCGCGCAGATCGCGGCGCAGCTCCTTCGGCAGGGAGAAGGTGATGGACTCCTCGGCCGCCTTGACGAGCTCCACGTCCGCGTAGCCACGCCGGGCGAGCCACTCCAGGACCTGCTCGACCAGCACCTCCGGCACCGACGCGCCCGAGGTGACGCCGACCGTCGTCACGCCCGCCAGCCAGGCCTCGTCGATCTCGTCGGCGAAGTCCACGAGGTACGCGTCGCGCGCGCCGGCCAGCTTGGCCACCTCGACGAGCCGCTTGGAGTTGGAGGAGTTGCGGGAGCCGACCACGAGGACGAGCTCGGCCTCCGCGCCCATCTGCTTGACGGCGAGCTGGCGGTTCTGCGTGGCGTAGCAGATGTCGTCGCTCGGCGGGGAGACGAGCTGCGGGAACTTCTCCTGCAGCGCGTCGACGGTCTCCATGGTCTCGTCGACGGAGAGGGTGGTCTGCGAGAGCCAGACGACCTTCGAGGGGTCGCGGACCTCGACCTTCGCGACGTCCTTGGGGCCGTCGACGAGCTGGATGTGGTCCGGGGCCTCGCCGGAGGTGCCGATGACCTCCTCGTGGCCCTCGTGCCCGATCAGGAGGATGTCGTAGTCCTCCTTGGCGAAGCGGACGGCTTCCTTGTGGACCTTGGTGACCAGCGGGCACGTCGCGTCAATGGTGGCGAGGCGCCCCTGCCTGGCCTCCTCGTGGACGACGGGGGCCACGCCGTGCGCCGAGAACATGACGATGTTCCCCGGCGGAACCTCCTCCGTCCGTTCGACGAAGACGGCGCCCTTCTTCTCCAGGGTCTGCACGACGTACTTGTTGTGGACGATCTCGTGCCGGACGTAGATCGGGGCCCCGTACTGCTCCAGGGCCTTCTCGACGGCGATCACGGCGCGGTCCACACCCGCGCAGTAGCCCCGGGGAGCGGCGAGCAGGACACGGCGGCCAGGCGAAGCAGTCATGCACCCCATCGTACGGCCGGGTTCGTGGCCCTCTCCCTACCCGCCCCGCCCCTGGACGCGGCGGGATTGTCGGTCGTGGCCGTTACGCTCGCCGCATGGCTGTGAACACGTCCCCCGAGACCCCCCTCCCCGTCGGCGAGGTCTCCCGGCTCATCGGGGGGTGGATCGACCGGCTCGGGGCGGTGTGGGTCGAGGGGCAGATCACTCAGTTGTCGCGGCGGCCGGGTGCGGGCGTCGTGTTTCTGACGTTGCGTGATCCCTCGTACGACATCTCCGTGAGCGTCACCTGTTACCGGCAGGTGTTCGACGCCGTCGCCGATGTGGTCGGGGAGGGCGCCCGGGTCGTCGTGCTCGCCAAGCCCGAGTGGTATGCGCCGCGCGGGCAGTTGTCGCTGCGGGCCGCCGAGATAAGGCCCGTGGGGGTCGGGGAACTGCTCGCGCGGCTGGAGCAGTTGAAGAAGGCCCTCGCGGGCGAGGGGCTCTTCGCTCCCGAGCGGAAGCTGCCGCTGCCTTTTCTTCCCCAGCTCATCGGGCTCGTCTGCGGGCGGGCGTCCGCCGCCGAGCGGGACGTCCTGGAAAACGCCCGGCACCGCTGGCCCGCCGTCCGCTTCGAGGTGCGCAACGTCGCCGTGCAGGGCGTGCACGCAGTGCCGCAGGTCGTGCAGGCGGTGAAGGAGCTCGACCAGCTCGACGAGGTCGACGTGATCATCGTCGCCCGCGGGGGCGGCAGCGTCGAGGACCTGCTGCCCTTCTCCGACGAGCAGCTCGTGCGGGCGGTCGCCGCGTGCCGTACGCCGGTGGTGTCCGCCATCGGGCACGAGCCCGACAATCCGCTCCTGGACCACGTGGCCGACCTGCGGGCCTCCACCCCGACCGACGCCGCCAAGAAGGTCGTACCGGATGTCGGGGAGGAGCTCGAGCGGGTACGCCAGTTGCGGGACCGGGCCCGGCGATGCGTCACGGCCTTCGTCGAGCGGGAGGAGCGGGGGCTCGCCCAGGCGCTCGCGCGGCCCTCGATAGAGGATCCGCACCGGATGATCGACGAGCGGGCCGACCATGTGGCGTCGCTGGTCGACCGGACGCGGCGATGCCTCGGTCATCACCTCGACCGCGCGGACTCCGAGCTGACGCACACGCACGCGCGCGTGGTGGCCCTCTCCCCCGCCGCGACCCTGAAGCGGGGGTACGCGGTGCTGCAGAAGGCCGACGGGCACGTGGTCCGGGCTCCGGACGAGGTGACGGCGGACGAGGCGCTGCGCGCGCGGGTCGCCGAGGGTGAGTTCACGGTACGGGTCGACAGCTAGAGACAGACGGAAATGGTGGGTTGATGGCCGGCAGGGCTGAGGAAGCGCTCGGGTACGAGCAGGCGCGCGACGAGCTGATCGAGGTCGTGCGGCGCCTGGAGGCGGGGGGTACGACGCTGGAGGAGTCCCTCGCCCTCTGGGAGCGGGGCGAGGAGCTGGCCAAGGTGTGCCGGCGGTGGCTCGAGGGGGCGCGGGCCCGGCTGGATGCGGCACTGGCCGAGGAGGAGGCGGAGTCCTCGGCCGACGGTGCGGCCGAGGACTCCGAGTAACGGCGAGCGCCCCCATCAATGTGGGGCGGATCAATACGAGGGGCACCATGCCTCTCGTATTGATCCGACGATCTGGTCGTCACGACCGTCTGACCGGCTCGGGCACGTGCAGAGGCCCCCGGCACGCCGGGGGCCTCTGCACGTTCGCTGTTCACGCCGTCTTCAGCGCCTGGGCCATCTTCGTCAGCTGGTCGAACGACCCCGTGCCCGCCACCACCGTCGTCGAGCCGTCGGTGTTCAGGAGCACCAGCGCGTCGTAGCGGCCGCCGGTGTACCGCGTCCACGTGCGGCCGCCGATCTCCTCGGTTACCTTCGTCTCCTTGGCGCCCTGGCTCGCCTCGTCGATGAACGTGGACCGCTTCTGAGTGGACTGCTCGATCGCCACGTATTCACCGTCGGGCGCGTGGAAGCCGAGATGCCAGGCGTCGAACTTGTCGCCCTGGAAGCGGACGGAGGTCGCCTTCCAGCCGCCGGGCAGGCCCTCGGGGGCGGCCACCGGGTACGACGCCGCGCGGCGCGCCGTGGCGAGCTCGACACCGTAGTCGACCCGTTGGATGTCGGGAGCGTGATCGTCGTGCGGGATGAAGAGGTAGATGAAACCCGCCGCGACCATGATCAGTCCCAGGGAGAGGACCATGTCCCGGATCGTCTTCTGCTTGCCGTTCGAACCTGCCACGCCCCTATCGTCGCAGGTGCCCCGGTCCGCTCATCCGTGGGGCCCCCTGCTCATTTTGTCTGGTCAACGATAGAGTCGGCCCAACACCCTCATCCGGCCGTCGTCGTATCAGAAAGGTGCGCTCCGATGACCGAGAATCATCACTTGCCGTCCGAGCTCGAAGTCCCCCGCGAAGCCCCCGACCGCAACCTCGCCCTGGAACTCGTCCGGGTCACCGAAGCAGCCGCGATGGCCGCCGGCCGCTGGGTCGGGCGCGGCGACAAGAACGGCGCCGACGGCGCCGCGGTGCGCGCCATGCGAACCCTCGTCCACACCGTCTCGATGAACGGCATCGTCGTCATCGGCGAGGGCGAGAAGGACGAAGCGCCGATGCTCTTCAACGGGGAGCGGGTCGGCGACGGGACCGGCCCGGAGTGCGACATCGCCGTCGACCCGATCGACGGTACGACGCTGACCGCCAAGGGCATGCCCAACGCGATCGCCGTCCTCGCGGCCGCCGACCGCGGGTCGATGTTCGACCCCTCCGCCGTCTTCTACATGGACAAGCTGGTCACCGGCCCCGAGGCCGCGGACTTCGTCGACATCGACGCGCCCGTGTCCGTGAACATCCGGCGGGTCGCCAAGGCCAAGCGGTCCACGCCCGAGGACGTCACCGTGGTGATCCTCGACCGGCCGCGGCACGAAGGCATCATCAAGGAGATCCGCGAGGCCGGCGCGCGCATCAAGCTGATCTCCGACGGCGACGTCGCCGGATCCATCTACGCGCTGCGCGAGGGCACCGGCGTCGACATGCTGCTGGGCATCGGCGGCACCCCCGAGGGCATCATCTCGGCCTGCGCCGTGAAGTGTCTGGGCGGGACCATCCAGGGCAAGCTGTGGCCCAAGGACGACGAGGAGCGGCAGCGGGCTCTCGACGCGGGGCACGATCTGGACCGTGTACTGACCACCGACGACCTGGTCTCCGGCGACAACGTGTTCTTCGTCGCGACCGGCATCACCGACGGGGAGCTGCTGCGCGGCGTGCGCTACCGGTCCGAGACGGCCACGACCGACTCGATCGTCATGCGGTCGAAGTCGGGGACGGTGCGGCGGATCAACTCGGAGCACAGGCTCAGCAAGCTGCGGGCCTACAGCGCGATCGACTTCGATCGGGCGAAGTAGTTACGCGGGGCAGGGGGGACTGCGGACCGTAGGCGACTGCGGGTCGCCGTGGCGACTCGCGCCCACGCGGCGGAGCCGCATGGCGAAACAGCCCCGCGCCCCTGGGGAGCCGCAGTGCCGCGCCCCAGTGGGTGCACGACGTTCAATGGGGGCGCCCCCGGTGCGGAGGGGGCGCCCCCATTGACGTGAGGACGGCTAGCCCGCTGCCGCTATGCGGCTCGGCCTGGCCGCCTTCTTCAGTTCCATCTCGCGGCGGCGGCGGCGCGCCAGGACCACGCGGCGTTCGGCGGCGGTGAGGCCGCCCCAGACGCCGTACGGCTCGGGCTGGAGCAGTGCGTGCTCGCGGCACTCGACCATCACGGGACAGCGGGCGCAGACCCGCTTGGCCGCCTCCTCGCGGGAGAGCCGGGCAGCGGTGGGCTCCTTGGAGGGTGCGAAGAACAGGCCGGCCTCGTCGCGCCGGCACACCGCCTCGGTGTGCCAGGGGGCGTCTTGGTCCCTGTCCCGCACTGGCACCCGCTGGGCCGGAACGGCAGCTACCTGCAGGGACGAATGCGGCGGTTGCAGCACGGTCTACTCCTGACGACGGCTTCGCGAGCGAGAGACGATGCAGCAAGGCCTACCCGCTGTGCGCGCGCCTATGCACTGAGTTCCGAACCGCTGGTTTTCCTGGAATTCACAACCGTCAACGGTCGAGATGCTTGTGCAAATGCCTGTCGACCTTGCGCTGCACGCGATCGAGGATGTCCGCGACGAGCTTGCCCCGCTTCGGCCTGCCCTCGATGCTGCCCAGGATCGCCCAGCCGTCCAGGTAGATCACGGGGGCATCCGGCTCGGCGGCATCCAGCGTGTCCACTTCGAAACTGCCGAGCACGCCGCCGCCGGTGCCGCGCAGCGAGACGTTCTCCGGGACACGGACCTCGACGCTGCCGAAGAGCGAGATCGCCTTGATCACGACCTGCTGGTACTCGAAGAGCGCCTCGCTGAGGTCGATCTCGACGCTGCCGAAGATCGCGTAGGCGTGGATACGGCGTCCGGCCCGCCAGCGGCCCTTGCGGACGGCGCTGCTGAAGATCGCCACCACGTTGTCGTCGGGGTCGACCGGGATCGCGCCGGCGGTGGGGCGGCTGGGGGCGGAGGCGGGAGAGGCGCGACGCTCGTGGGCGGCGGGCAGGTCCCGTATGAAGACCTCCAGTTCGCCCACCGTCTTGGCGGCCAGCACGCCCTCCACGCGCTCGGCGTGCTCCTCGGCGGTCAGGCGGCCCTCGGCGAGGGCGTCTCGCAGGATGTCGGCGATGCGGTCACGGTCGGCGTCCGAGGCGCGGAGTTCGGCTGCGCGCGGGGCCGTGCTCCCCTGTGGGGCGTGCTTCTGAAGGTCCACGGCAGCAGCGTACCCAAACACGATAGATCGCGATACCCCTGCCGCGTTCGAACTGAGCCTTACCTCACAAGCTCGCCCTCAGCGCCAGGTTCTACGCTGGTGAGGCCCGCCAACGTCGGCGGGTCGTCGTCCGCCGAGTGAGGAATGGGCTGAGATGCCTGAGTTCGCGTACACCGATCTGCTCCCCATGGGAGAGGACACCACCCCGTACCGGCTGGTGACCTCCGAGGGTGTCTCCACCTTCGAGGCCGACGGGCGGACGTTCCTCAAGGTGGAGCCGGAGGCGCTGCGCAAGCTGGCCGAGGAGGCCATCCACGACATCCAGCACTACCTGCGCCCGGCCCACCTCGCGCAGCTGCGCCGCATCATCGACGACCCGGAGGCGAGCGCGAACGACAAGTTCGTGGCGCTCGACCTGCTGAAGAACGCGAACATCGCGGCCGCGGGCGTGCTGCCCATGTGCCAGGACACCGGCACGGCGATCGTCATGGGCAAGCGCGGGCAGAACGTGCTGACCCAGGGACGCGACGAGGAGGCCCTCTCCCATGGGATCTACGACGCGTACACGAAGCTGAACCTGCGCTACTCGCAGATGGCTCCGCTCACCATGTGGGAGGAGAAGAACACCGGCTCCAACCTCCCGGCGCAGATCGAGCTGTACGCGACGGACGGCGGCGCGTACAAGTTCCTCTTCATGGCGAAGGGCGGCGGCTCGGCCAACAAGTCGTTCCTGTACCAGGAGACGAAGGCCGTCCTGAACGAGGCCTCCATGATGAAGTTCCTGGAGGAGAAGATCCGTTCGCTGGGTACGGCCGCCTGTCCGCCGTACCACCTGGCGATCGTGGTGGGCGGTACGAGCGCGGAGTACGCGCTGAAGACCGCGAAGTACGCCTCCGCGCACTACCTGGACGAGATCCCGGCCGAGGGTTCCGGGCTGGGGCACGGCTTCCGGGACAAGGAGCTGGAGGAGAAGGTCTTCGAGCTGACGCAGCGGATCGGGATCGGGGCGCAGTTCGGCGGGAAGTACTTCTGCCACGACGTGCGGGTGGTACGGCTGCCGCGGCACGGCGCGTCCTGCCCGGTCGCGATCGCGGTGTCGTGCTCGGCCGACCGCCAGGCCGTCGCGAAGATCACGGCGGAGGGCGTCTTCCTGGAGCAGCTGGAGACGGATCCGGCGCGGTTCCTGCCGGAGACGACTGACGAGCACCTGGAAGCAGACGGGGACGTTGTCCGCATCGACCTGAACCAGCCGATGGAGTCGATCCTCGCCGAGCTCACCAAGTACCCGGTGAAGACGCGGCTGTCGCTGTCCGGGCCGCTCGTCGTGGCGCGGGACATCGCGCACGCCAAGATCAAGGAGCGGCTGGACGCGGGCGAGGAGATGCCGCAGTACCTGAAGGACCACCCGGTGTACTACGCCGGCCCGGCGAAGACGCCCGAGGGTTATGCGTCCGGGTCCTTCGGGCCTACGACGGCCGGGCGCATGGACTCCTACGTCGAGCAGTTCCAGGCCGCGGGCGGTTCGAAGGTGATGCTGGCGAAGGGCAACCGGTCGCAGCAGGTCACGGATGCGTGTGCGGCGCACGGCGGGTTCTATCTGGGATCCATCGGCGGGCCTGCGGCCCGGCTCGCGCAGGATTGCATCAAGAAGGTCGAGGTCGTCGAGTACGAGGAGCTCGGCATGGAGGCCGTGTGGAAGATCGAGGTCGAGGACTTCCCGGCGTTCATCGTCGTCGACGACAAGGGCAACGACTTCTTCAAGGACCCGGCGCCGGCGCCCACGTTCACGACGATTCCGGTGCGGGGGCCGGGACTGGCGTAGAACGCCGGGTGCGGCGGGGTGTTTCGCGCCCCGCCGCCCGTAAGGCCCAACGCCCGGAACAACCGCGCCACCGCCCGCGCTGTACCCGGCATGAGCGAATACCGTATCGAGCACGACTCCATGGGCGAGGTACGTGTCCCCGCCCACGCCAAGTGGCGGGCCCAGACCCAGCGTGCCGTGGAGAACTTCCCGGTCTCCGGGCAGCGCCTCGAGCGCGCGCACATCGAGGCGCTGGCGCGGATCAAGGCAGCGGCGGCCAAGGTCAACGCCGGGCTGGGGGTGCTCGACAAGGAGATCGCGGAGGCAGTCCAGGAGGCGGCCGCCGAGGTCGCCGCCGGCACATGGGACGAGCACTTCCCCGTCGACGTGTTCCAGACCGGCTCCGGGACCTCCTCCAACATGAACACCAACGAGGTCATCGCCACCCTCGCGAGCGAGCGGCTCGGCA includes these proteins:
- the ppgK gene encoding polyphosphate--glucose phosphotransferase, with the translated sequence MQIFGVDIGGSGIKGAPVDLDRGDLAEERFKVLTPQPATPDAVADGVKQVVDHFGWTGPVGLTFPGVVTGGSTIRTAANVDSRWIDTDARALFGERLGGLPVTVVNDADAAGVAEVAFGAGMGRRGTVVLLTFGTGIGSAVFVDGVLVPNTELGHLELHGHDAEKRASSKAKDDHELTWTQWAHRVQKYLAHVEMLFSPELFIIGGGVSRKSEKFLHFIEGIRAEIVPAQLQNNAGIVGAAMRAAKDG
- a CDS encoding DUF6542 domain-containing protein, which codes for MEQHRSRPPQNGTRRGTPPPVPPQAGRDRAGGGPARSGAGGSPGRGDAGGGSARPVRPAPSARPGPQARGGAQQRRPAPVRRPAPPVVQALRRLPNPRLTGLGGGLFCGAVMFVIGCLDQLLFGASLTVYGVLFLPVCVLTAVWIRRGDLVTAPVVVPIAFAVGLLAVADGGTGGRLMGLVTALATQAGWLYGGTLIAGLIATVRKVRLMNRRRPGNRPPV
- the glpX gene encoding class II fructose-bisphosphatase, translating into MTENHHLPSELEVPREAPDRNLALELVRVTEAAAMAAGRWVGRGDKNGADGAAVRAMRTLVHTVSMNGIVVIGEGEKDEAPMLFNGERVGDGTGPECDIAVDPIDGTTLTAKGMPNAIAVLAAADRGSMFDPSAVFYMDKLVTGPEAADFVDIDAPVSVNIRRVAKAKRSTPEDVTVVILDRPRHEGIIKEIREAGARIKLISDGDVAGSIYALREGTGVDMLLGIGGTPEGIISACAVKCLGGTIQGKLWPKDDEERQRALDAGHDLDRVLTTDDLVSGDNVFFVATGITDGELLRGVRYRSETATTDSIVMRSKSGTVRRINSEHRLSKLRAYSAIDFDRAK
- the xseA gene encoding exodeoxyribonuclease VII large subunit, with protein sequence MAVNTSPETPLPVGEVSRLIGGWIDRLGAVWVEGQITQLSRRPGAGVVFLTLRDPSYDISVSVTCYRQVFDAVADVVGEGARVVVLAKPEWYAPRGQLSLRAAEIRPVGVGELLARLEQLKKALAGEGLFAPERKLPLPFLPQLIGLVCGRASAAERDVLENARHRWPAVRFEVRNVAVQGVHAVPQVVQAVKELDQLDEVDVIIVARGGGSVEDLLPFSDEQLVRAVAACRTPVVSAIGHEPDNPLLDHVADLRASTPTDAAKKVVPDVGEELERVRQLRDRARRCVTAFVEREERGLAQALARPSIEDPHRMIDERADHVASLVDRTRRCLGHHLDRADSELTHTHARVVALSPAATLKRGYAVLQKADGHVVRAPDEVTADEALRARVAEGEFTVRVDS
- a CDS encoding 4-hydroxy-3-methylbut-2-enyl diphosphate reductase encodes the protein MGCMTASPGRRVLLAAPRGYCAGVDRAVIAVEKALEQYGAPIYVRHEIVHNKYVVQTLEKKGAVFVERTEEVPPGNIVMFSAHGVAPVVHEEARQGRLATIDATCPLVTKVHKEAVRFAKEDYDILLIGHEGHEEVIGTSGEAPDHIQLVDGPKDVAKVEVRDPSKVVWLSQTTLSVDETMETVDALQEKFPQLVSPPSDDICYATQNRQLAVKQMGAEAELVLVVGSRNSSNSKRLVEVAKLAGARDAYLVDFADEIDEAWLAGVTTVGVTSGASVPEVLVEQVLEWLARRGYADVELVKAAEESITFSLPKELRRDLREEAAALVAERGGAGTADTSGE
- a CDS encoding fumarate hydratase, whose amino-acid sequence is MPEFAYTDLLPMGEDTTPYRLVTSEGVSTFEADGRTFLKVEPEALRKLAEEAIHDIQHYLRPAHLAQLRRIIDDPEASANDKFVALDLLKNANIAAAGVLPMCQDTGTAIVMGKRGQNVLTQGRDEEALSHGIYDAYTKLNLRYSQMAPLTMWEEKNTGSNLPAQIELYATDGGAYKFLFMAKGGGSANKSFLYQETKAVLNEASMMKFLEEKIRSLGTAACPPYHLAIVVGGTSAEYALKTAKYASAHYLDEIPAEGSGLGHGFRDKELEEKVFELTQRIGIGAQFGGKYFCHDVRVVRLPRHGASCPVAIAVSCSADRQAVAKITAEGVFLEQLETDPARFLPETTDEHLEADGDVVRIDLNQPMESILAELTKYPVKTRLSLSGPLVVARDIAHAKIKERLDAGEEMPQYLKDHPVYYAGPAKTPEGYASGSFGPTTAGRMDSYVEQFQAAGGSKVMLAKGNRSQQVTDACAAHGGFYLGSIGGPAARLAQDCIKKVEVVEYEELGMEAVWKIEVEDFPAFIVVDDKGNDFFKDPAPAPTFTTIPVRGPGLA
- a CDS encoding DUF4245 domain-containing protein, encoding MAGSNGKQKTIRDMVLSLGLIMVAAGFIYLFIPHDDHAPDIQRVDYGVELATARRAASYPVAAPEGLPGGWKATSVRFQGDKFDAWHLGFHAPDGEYVAIEQSTQKRSTFIDEASQGAKETKVTEEIGGRTWTRYTGGRYDALVLLNTDGSTTVVAGTGSFDQLTKMAQALKTA
- a CDS encoding DUF1707 domain-containing protein — encoded protein: MDLQKHAPQGSTAPRAAELRASDADRDRIADILRDALAEGRLTAEEHAERVEGVLAAKTVGELEVFIRDLPAAHERRASPASAPSRPTAGAIPVDPDDNVVAIFSSAVRKGRWRAGRRIHAYAIFGSVEIDLSEALFEYQQVVIKAISLFGSVEVRVPENVSLRGTGGGVLGSFEVDTLDAAEPDAPVIYLDGWAILGSIEGRPKRGKLVADILDRVQRKVDRHLHKHLDR
- a CDS encoding exodeoxyribonuclease VII small subunit, translating into MAGRAEEALGYEQARDELIEVVRRLEAGGTTLEESLALWERGEELAKVCRRWLEGARARLDAALAEEEAESSADGAAEDSE
- the ychF gene encoding redox-regulated ATPase YchF, which gives rise to MSLTIGIVGLPNVGKSTLFNALTKNDVLAANYPFATIEPNVGVVGVPDPRLTKLAEIFGSQRILPATVDFVDIAGIVRGASEGEGLGNKFLANIRESDAICQVIRAFKDENVVHVDGKVSPKDDIETINTELILADLQTIEKVLPRLQKESRIKKDVAPKVKAVEEAKEILERGDTLFSQGIVQGTDRSELLHDLHLLTTKPFLYVFNVDEEELVDDAFKDEQRALVAPAEAIFLNAKLEADLAELDEDEALELLQSVGQDEPGLATLAHVGFRTLGLQTYLTAGPKESRAWTIKKGATAPEAAGVIHTDFQKGFIKAEVISFEDLVATGSVAEARAKGKARMEGKDYVMQDGDVVEFRFNV
- a CDS encoding WhiB family transcriptional regulator; translation: MLQPPHSSLQVAAVPAQRVPVRDRDQDAPWHTEAVCRRDEAGLFFAPSKEPTAARLSREEAAKRVCARCPVMVECREHALLQPEPYGVWGGLTAAERRVVLARRRRREMELKKAARPSRIAAAG